The sequence below is a genomic window from Pygocentrus nattereri isolate fPygNat1 chromosome 16, fPygNat1.pri, whole genome shotgun sequence.
AGCTTATGTAACATGACAGATTCACGATCCAGCCAACTGCAGAACAACAGTGGCTTGTGTTTGCAACTGAATTGTGTAACCGACCTTGTTCTGGAGGTAGGGGTTGTCTATTCTTGGGATGTTTGGATTGGGAGACCTGAGCACTGGCCCCTGAGCTAAAGAAACAAGCTAAGACTTACAGCAATGGGCTGCCCAAAAATCAATGTGGTTGATCGGccaaaatacatttgaaatttgCTTCATCAATTTAGCAATGGCGTTAAACGGAAGCTTATACCCTGttaattagcactgtgcaaactacaTACCTGAATAGTAGCTTAGCTTAATAATAGTATCTTGAAGCCTTACTTTTGTCTTGTCCAGTTTTTGATGTGTCCTGGGAAATGACCAAACTGATGTAGTTGTGATGTTCTCCTAGGAAATGACCAAACTAGTCTAGTTGTAATAATGTCCTAGGAAATGTCTAAACTGGTCTAGTTTTGGAGACACCTGGGAAATGACCAAACTGGCTTAGTTTTGGTGTTTCGCTGGGTAATTATCAAACTGGTTCTATCATGGTGTTCTCCTGAAAACTTGTATTGTTGTCATCTGAGAAAACACCAAACTGGTTGAGTTTTGGTGTTCTCCTAGGAAATGACCAAGTTGGTACAGTTTGAGTGTTCTGAGAAATGGCCAAACTTGTTCAGTTATGTTGTTCTCCTGGGAAATAACCAAAGtggttcagtttttttttgtaaatgaccACACTGCTTTAGCTTGAGTGTTCTCCTGGGAAATGAACAAATGGATCCAGTTTTGAATATCTAAGAAATGATCAAACCATTCCGGTTTGGATGTTCTTCTGTTAATTGACCACACTAGTGTAGAGTGTTCTTCTGGGAAATGGCCAAACTTGTTCAGCTTTGCTTTTCTGAGATCTGACCAAATTTGTTCAGTTTGGTGTCACTTTCTGAGATCTGACCAAATTTGTTCAATTTGGTGTCACTTGAGAAATGACCAAACTGTTCTAGTTTGGGTGTTCTCCTGGAAACAGGTGCAGTTTTTGGTGTTGTCCTAGAAAATGACAAAAGCTTTCAAATTGTTGtgttctgtaaaatgaccaaacgGATCTGGTTTTGCTGTCCCTCAGTGAAAATACCAAACTGGTCAAAATGTTTCAGTTATGTTTTCCTGAGAAATTACCATATTGATCCAGTTTTGAGCATTCTCCCAGGAAATGTCCCAATTGGTCCAGTTTTGGCATCACCTGGGAAATTATCAAATTTGTCCAGTTTTGATGTTCAGATAAATGACCAAACTGGTCCACTTATGGTGTTCTCCTGGGAAATGACCAAACAGATCAAGTTTGGGTGTTGTCCTTTGTCTTGAGAAATTACCAAACTGTATTTGTGTGTCACCTAGGACATAATCATGCCGGCCCAGTTTTGGTATTCTGAAAAATTTTTGATGTCCTGAGAAATGACCAAATTAGTTCAGGCTTTGGTGTTCTCTTGGGAAATGACCATACTTGTCCAGTTTAAGTTCCACTTGGGAAATGACACCAAGGCGATACAACAGAACTAAGAACTCCGTGTTAAGATAGTCAAAAGTTTAATAGTGCCCATTATTGATGTGCAGAAATGCTTTTTATTggtatctatccatccatccatcccatccattttctaagccgcttctccgtcagggtcgcggggggatgctggagcctgtcccagcagtcttcgggcggaaggcaggatacaccctggacaggtcgccagtccatcgcagggcagacagacagacacagacagtcactcacacactcacacctaggggcaatttagcatgtccaattggcctgactgcatgtctttggactgtgggaggaaaccggagaacccggaggaaacccacgcagacacggggagaacatgcaaactccacacagagaggaccctggccgcccggccggggaatcgaacccaggccctcctcgctgtgaggcgacagcactacccaccacgccaccatgctgcCCTTTATTGGTATCTATCAAGGGTAAAATTCTTCTTAGTCATGCAACATGGTTCttctacatttacggcatttggcagacactcttatccagagcgacttacaatttgatttcTTCTACAGTTCTTCTTATCTTGACGTCATTATTACTCAGTCCAGACAGCTTCTCCTTCCTGACCAAAGCAGGACATGGCCAATTATCAAAGGTGTGCCCAAATACACCAGGAATTATAGGCAAAGTTGTCCTTTGTCCATCAGCCTGCAGAACTAGGTATGAATGAGGATTCAGTGTGGTTAAAGGTGCCTCAAGTGTACCACATTTAATGATCACCCTTTAATATGCTTGCCTGAAAAAAAGTGATAGAGTCAATGATCAGGTGAACGTACCTCTATAGGGATAAGAATAAGTGTCGTAATGTTGGCATGTTGTTGATGGGAAATTTTCACACTCTGTCTTTGCTCAGGAACTTTGGCCGGCTGAGAGTGATAAACAGGCTGGTTAAAGCCTGGGGTACATGTAGCTTTCTCACTCTAGAACTCCCCAGTATGGTATGATTTTAGGTACTGTTTGGCACAGTGAATACATACTGAGCTATGATATAATTTAAAACCCTTTTAAATTGCTGAAAATagaaaacatgagaaaaatgtCAAAGGTTAAGctacatagatacatacatagccatttcatcactgttttcaataatataaaagcaATTGAGTTAAATGAAGTAATGAAGTTGTCATTATTCCAAAAGTtatcaaatctcaaggcagataacAACAGGCATAGACCTTCAAATTTGAAGGTCATTTTCAAACCTTCTGAAATTTAAACATTCTGTTGCAACTCTGATGGCCCTGACCTGGTCAACAAAACTTGGCACTTTCGCCCTCTTtcccaaacacacagacagaattctgttctCCTTCCTTGTTTGGCATCTCTGATTTGAGTAAAGGTCTCTGTGGAGACGTGGACTCGTCCTAATTTCCTCGGGTAACGTGTCCCTCTTCGCGCCGTCGCGGGTGACCGTTGCCCTCTGAGACTCTTATCAGCAGAAGAGCAGCACCAATATAAAGGCGGCCCATGCTACATGCTTTCTCACTGCCAATCGGGCTCAAAGCGTGACTGAGGAAACAGCAATACAAAGCAACCAGCATGAGAACGTCGGATCACACACTCTTCGTGTTCACCATGCTCATCTCGCTTCTCTGTTCCATCCAGGTAGGATGCCAAGCCAGAAGATGCAATCTACCTACTTTTTTGTGGTGGAGTCCCTCAGTGGGGAGGAAACTGTAAATCTCTTGTATATAAGATTCTCAACACAAACGAGTAGAGGGGGTGTATATAAGCAGCCTGGAGAGCATATCTGCTGAAGATAAAGAGAAGAAACACTTTGATCTGCTCTAGGAGATGCCACCTGAGGTCTTTTTCATTGATCACTGTTAAAAttgaatggttcttggcttaatTGGTGTAAGATATGTGTGTTGTAACTTCTAACAAGGTTCTGCACACAATCCACTGGAAAGTTCTTTTGGGTAGTGATTCAGACAGTCCATATATTTCCTCTATCCATATGTGTTGgtgcaaaaatgtggaccatttccgaaccactgctttagagaATGGAAAGTGGTTCTTGTATGGGACTGTTCCAAAGGACCATTTTGTCACCTTTATCTTTCAGAGGGTAGGCTCGGACCTGCCAAGTCTggtgtaatttaataatatgTTGGAAGAGATATGGACTACAGTTGGGACACATAAGTTATTCATTTGAACTTATTCGCGCCTCATGCTTGTCTGATGGTACCAAGTGGTTTGGTGGGCAGTTTCAGGAATGGCGCATCatgttttttaattgcttttagGTGCTAAACGACTTCACTCTGCTCTGGTGGTTTTGGCACTTTgacttttttcattaaaataatcagTAATAATAAGCATTTTTCTCTGTAACATTTATCAGTTTAACTAACACATTGCTGGTTCTACCAGTGTGAGAGTATGTTGAGCATACTATATGAGGACAATTTACCCTTCTCTACAAAGATGGTCAAAAACAACAGCTACTGAAGCTTCCTGGTTTTGTAAATAAGACATTCAATCGAAACatattccatcaacattactgtaggtaaaaaaacaaaaaactgcaaaaaacttGGATGGATACAGTAAAGAAAGAGTTTGGTGTAGACCAAGAGTTCCGTCTCTAGTCAACACTTATGTCCAAGTGTGCAACTGTAGATTAGAATGACTTGGGCTTTCAGAGCAGCCTCACTGattaaacatgttatttgtcTACTGTAATAAGACATAAAAGTGCTGATATGGCTGTGGACATTAGATAAGACTAATCATAAAACTTCTTTACCCTAGGTGCCCAGTGTCTTTTGATTGATTTACTCATTTGCTTATCATTCTAATAGcccactctttcttttttttacaggtAGAGGCAGCTCCCGTAGCAGGTACATGGGCTTCGAGCCTGATCCACCGTGCCAAGCGTTCATTACTGTGGCGCTGGAACACTCTGAAACCTGTCGGCGCCAGCTGCAGAGACAATTACGAGTGTGGCACCAACTACTGCAGGTAATGAGCACACATCTACAGACACACTTATGAAACAGGGCAAGGACTCAAAATCTTTTATACCTCAATGGAAGGTATAAATCAATCAGGATTGTCCCAATTATGGACATTTAGGATCTAGAACAGTCGTCACCAACCCTACTGCAGTCTTGCTTTCCTGCAGATTTCAGCGCCAAATCCAATCAACCCCACATGTCCATCCATAATTTTGGCCTTCAGAAGTCCTTCATTACCTAAATGAGGTGTTATAGAGATTCAGACTTGAGGTGAAACCTGCAGgaaggcagatctccaggagggctggtgaccactgaGGTAGATCATGTTTACCTAAATGcagccaaaaaacaaaagtaccTGAACGACAAAGGCCCGGGGTCGAAGTATAGTTTTAGTATAAAATGATGATCTAGGATCAAGTTGTTCTATTTCCTCCATGTTCTAGGTAGTTTGGACACAAAGTGAATGTCCACCAATTAACACCAATACTTGAATGTTTCATTACTAGGCACAGGTTTGGATTACCAGTGCAGCACTGTGGCCTGCAAAAAAGACCTTTCTTTCGTTCTGTAAATGTTACCATCtagtcaaataacatgtttactCAGTAAGGCTTCCCTTAAGGCCAAGTCATCCTCTAGctgaacctcaacccaaatGTAACTGGCTTCTGATAAGCATATCAGGCTACTTAGACAGTTAATGATTCAGCAATCAGAAGAGATTAAGTGTTGACTCTTAGGAGAAGTTCAAAAGTTATCAGCACACCTTGATGCCGGTAAAATGGTTGGGTTAGAATTCCCTGTAATAGTGCTTCTTGGTTTCAAGAATAATGAAACCCAACTTACTATCCAGCATATGCTCAGTATTGGGAAATAAAATTGTTATTTGAGATGATTTGCTGTGTGTCTAAGTCTACCAGGATCATGGAGAAAAACCATGATGCCTTAGAACAGCGCTGCACAATCCTggccctggagatctaccaaCCTGCACAGCTTAGCTCCAAGCCTAATCCAGCTTGACCCAGGCAATGATAGTCTTCAGGAGCATTTGCATATTAGAGAAATATGggaaaagtggttcttctagggCTCTGAGAAAAAGATTTTGGCTCCTTCATTTGTAAGAGTGATGCTGTAAGGCCATCACAAATAAGAGAGAAATCCAATCCTAGATAAGCACCCATGCTTAGAACAACAAGGACATGGAGTCATGCGAAGCAAAGCACTTGTTAAGCACTACAGAGCTAACAGCACTTCCTTGTGGAGAAACTTTCACCTGCTAAATGTGAttgagtgagttacaagccaggtCCATGAAGTGCTTTGCATCTTAAACATTATCTGTAACTGCTGCATATTTACCCATCTCTGTTTCTGCTCTTTCTTCCAGGAGAAACATCTGCGCTTTCCAGCCAAACTCTTCTTCATCATGAAGACACCTAACACTCCTTCTCCAAATTTCTGGAAAAAACTAAATGTCAGAATCCTCCCCCTTCATCCTTCCCCACGAACATGAACAACATCAGCACTTATGGAATCAAAAAGCTCAATACAATCAAGACACAGCATCAAGAGCAAAATATTTCATCTTGCATCCATCCAAATGTCCATAATTGCTAACTGCAAAACATACAGCATCACTTGTGACTGATCAAATACAAATGTAGCCAATGCCAAAATAACTCCACGCCCATTCACTTTATTGAcagaattatttatttgtaaatagtGGACACATTAGAAAAGACTGTAGAATTTACagaattgtaaatactgtttgttcatgtatttttaatgtttttgtttttttaataatgttacagtgatagtgcaatatttgtgtttttttaagaaagaagaaaattcaGATGCTTAAGTTTACATgaataaatggacaaaaaaacatcttgtaaacaaagaaaatactAACAGGAGGTATGATTTGAATGGAGTCAAAACTACATTTTGTTTACAATTTCTAGACGAACAACATAATGGACAATCAAGATGTTTACCAGGATCCACTCAGAATGATCAACTGCATTACAGGATTTTGTTGAAAAGTCACCACAGCTACAAAACAGGGCTGGGTATCGGAATTCAGTACTTTTTATCGCGTCAACTGACTTCAGTACTACCAAATTGTTCAATATTAAATTGTAGTATTAAAATGAAGTAGTCAGCAtcatcagtgtcactgagccAATAAGCATGCTTGTTCCAAAATTTAGATTGCTGATTGGCTAGATAACACTCACTTGCATGTTATAAAGGCAGCACATCTTCATTAGGCCTACATGTTCCATTACAGTTAGTAAATATGCCCTCTTACTTAAGGCACCTCGTACTCATTTCCAGGGTCAGGCGGTATCCATTTGTTTTATACCTTCAAACAATGCACAGTTTTCAAGCCATCACTCAATAAAATGTCAAACCATCTATCTAGCAATTGCCAAATATTAAACAGGGTTGCTATCTAGGAAGAACGGGTTAGCATCAGTATAGCTAGCATGATAACACCTCTGCTCACCACATGTTCAGGTCTGGCTAACTGAAGTTTAATACAAGTTTAGATGAAGACTCAAACCTGAGGAAGTGATGAGTTGCTGGAGCTGAAGggacaaaaaaattatttctgaGATCTTGGTTCTGTCGTGTTTGGATCTATAACCTGGTCGGCTAACTTAGCGCTATAACCTAAGTAAGTGAACACAGTGCCCAGTTTTTAAGTCATCGTTccataaatgtcaaaccatCTAACAACTGCTCAATAAGTTCAACAGTGCCACTAACTAGGTGGAGCGGGTTAGCATTAGTATAGCTTACATGATGACAGCTCTGTTCACCAAAGAACATATTCAAGTCTGGCTAACTAAAGTTTAACTCCTTATTCTCGAgggtatttttcagtttttccatctgaatttacatgcatAAGGCAAATTAAGattgaaactgaaatgttttttgtaaaatctctCCTCAAATCAATAGACAATGTtgtatgatcataaacataatGCCATATCCTTACAATTTAtggctgaaagccaaaaatcttagatgccctttgtggttttcttttataaaataatttttacagagcataACACTGAACAGACGCCATCTGAGATCCAGTTTAAagctcagatttgtggaaaCATTGGTCAAAGTTCGGTAGAAGAAAAAGTTACAGCTCTCaaatgacacccaccttttgaatgtagcttatgaaatatgcaaGTTATGAAGTAAAGAATGTGACGAAATGCGTTTTTTAACCAGTGGCGGTTCCACGGAGTTAAACTGGAAATTTTGATGATAAATAACTCAAATCTGAGGTAGTAAAGTTTAAGCTGAAGGGACAAAAAGGGAAATTAAATCTGTTCTATGGTGTTTGGATCTGTAGCCTGATCAGCTAACTTAACATTAGCTTAGCGAGCAGCTACAGCCCCAAACAGAGCTGACTGACCGCTGCTCAGCTGAAAGAAGTTTAGAGTAAAAGTGGAATGACCGGCAGAATGCTGaaatgttctgtggtgtttggaacCGTCGCATGTCGGTTAAGCTAACAAGAGCTTAGTTAGCAGGCTAAATGTGCAACAGGCTGGGATGAAGCTAACAGATGCTAAAATGGCACATGTTTAGAAGATATCTAGAGCCCAAAGTTGAGCAACTGGCATTAGAGTGACAAAAAGTCCAAAATGGAAcctgttctgttgtgtttggGACTGCAGCATTTCGGTTAAGCTACAGAGAGCCTAGTTAGCAGGCTAAACATGCCACCCACCACAGCATATTCTTGGGTGAAGCTAACTGATGCTAAACCGACACCTGCTTAGAAGATATCTAGAGCCCAACGTCAAGTGATTGACTGGTGTTAGAGTGACAAAAAGCCCAAATGGAACCTGTCGTGTTTGGGACTGTAGTGTTTCagctaagctaatgttagcaggCAAATGTGCTCTGTGGTGAGTGTAGCTGTTACTGAGCTGCTATCATGCTTAGCTTTTCTGAAGATTTTCCAGGTTGTGAATTTTCCTCATTTTCTATCCGCATCACCTTTCGGTGAACTCCCACACCACTAATCAATGACTCCTCTAAAATATAAAGTGTTTAAATTTtaacaagtcagaattgttcacaatggtagcgataggaaccagacatccacccctaaaagctccctccaataaatggttatgaatacactgaatgatgtctgagacactgttctATGATAGTTtggtgataaagttttggcttaaaatgtcttttaatccatttattttaatccatttatggtGGATGGCAAGCAGGGCATGGTGAGGCAAAACagtgcccaaagaaaacttattatttcagattttccactatttcccatcatcaacattccatataaactcagaagactcgtgtaggttcactgttgttttttaattaataaattaattttttatggatagtaaataaaatgtctatatttgtgttgtagtcatggtgacccctggttcctaccaccaccactgtaaagacatccgaaccatttcacagcaaGCTACTCTGGGACTGAACAACTTGACAAACTGGTGGAATTCGCCCTTAAAAGATGGTACAAACAGTAGTATATTTCAAGAATCAATATCAAAAACCTTTCAACGATACCCAGCCCTTGTCAACAACTCCAAACAAGTTTCATGACCCATCTGATGTGAACACTGTAACTAAAGTGCACCTTAAAGCAGATCCAAAAAAAATAGTGTTAGCAAACTCATAAAACTCAAGACAAGTCAGGACCCCACAGATTTCCCTTTTCAAATTTCACACCAAGAAATAAAAAGCTGAACATCAATcatcagaaaaataaacacacacttagATTTGAACAACGGTCAATGAATGGACGAGGTCTTTACAATACTGACCTTCACATATTAAACTCCAGGTGAACATTCAATGATCAGATGTTAAAGATTAGCGTTTAGAGATTTTTAGCACATTTGCAAGAAATGGGATTAACACTGAAACCCAGTGGCTGCTTGCACTTCCACAATAATGTGGTTTTAACACATTACCATATGCGTATAATGTAATAACGTAATaacaaaaaagtgaaatgtgAAGGTAGGCGTATTTTTCATGTTTGCAATTGCTAATAATGACCACGTTCTCTACCTTTACAGGATATATACCTCTATAAAAAGGTATGAATACTCCTCATCTGCTCTCCATTCATGAATCAGCACACCAGTTATTCACCCACTTACAAAAGCTACAAGAGAATATTTGACATAACACTGAAGTGACGACAAAAAGCAAACACTTTCTTATTTAAAAGCCACAATGCTAAACGAACATTTGCTAAAATGTGTTGAGTCCAGTTTACAAATGGACGCTGAGCTAATTCAACAGTTTTACTGCATAGAGCGGCAGAAATCATAGAACTGATTAATATGAATAAGAATACACAATTctgtaaaatgtcattaaacATTTGCAAATATGCCGATACAATTAAAGCCATTTTGCATCAGCAGCATCAGTGCACTCTTTTAGTATTAGTACACATACACAACAAGTTATGATTAATGCAAACTGTACATCTCTAGCACAAACATGGAGCACTGATCACTTGTTAGTTAAGATATTAACCTCTAGGGGTGGGAAAAATAATCGATTTTTAGTCACATCGTGATTTTCTCAAGAGATTTCATATCGGCTTATGTGTAAAAGTTTTTGCCAATAGGTCCAAATATTTCTCATTCTACAGCCTATATTGTATACCATGTATAGTCTATATTGCATAAATTGTAGATACATTTTTGcaattgttttgtttagttcatGTTTAGGCTGCATGCAAATACAATTTAGGCTAAAGAAGACTGTCAAATACAGGAAAACGATCAAAACGTGGGCTTAAAATTCCTATTCAAGATGCATGAAAAAACCATGCATTGTGAGATGCCTAGAGATTTCCACCCCTAATGAGCTCTCCAATAAAGGAagtaatgaaaaataatgaatagaaaacaaaatcagAGCATTCTTAAAGTCCCAGAGAACATAgtgtaaaatattgaaaatgtacGTATGACACAAATTGAGTGTTATATTAaaaattcagctttaaatgagaaaaagaaagaaacatggCTTTAGCAGAACTGGGAACTGTCTGGGTGTGGCCTAATATGTAGATGAGCACCCAAGACTGACAGCGCTGTCCAACACTTCCACTGAAACTGAACTGGTGTGGCCTGTTGAATGAACGAATGGacaacaggcagacagacaagcAAGCTTTATGCTTGTGAGGTTAGCTTccgcttggttgttagctttctctctaaaggctaccacacacCAGATGCGCGGTGTTGCGCAGCTATAGACTGCCAGCAGGGAGGGCCCACAACACCACATTAGTTAATTTTTACACTCCAATTGTAtaaactgaatgaaataaagtGTTCAGCATCACTTATCACGCTTGGTATCAGATTACTACCTGAAAGATACAAGCTAAAATAGACTAGGCTAGTGACGCTAGCTGAGGTAACTTACTGTGAGCATTTGCACTGCAAAAGgtagtatcttgtcaagtgaaacgATCTGAAATCTAGCCAATATATCTaatgtttcttattttgagatggttgtgcactttaTCTATCTTATTTCCAGACATTATTTAAGTGTTTTAggtaattttatcaagtaaaattattCCACTATACTGCTGGATAAGTTTGCTTTAATTTTgcccacatttttaaaaaggttctataaaacttaaaatatctataaaaacgttaaataatcttaatataagcttacaacaatctcgaCAGGAGAAATATTCGatttattgactagatttaagataattttacttgacaagataccatttttgcaTCTACCATGGCTTTCTGTGGTCTGCATGTGGTTTTAattctccacacagaaaggaccctggccgcccgcccggggaattgaacccagaccCTTGATGTAGtgattaaaaacaatggttttaaATTTTTAGATGCTGTTGCGCCATGTCCAGTAAGTGATGGCCTTAAGTTTCTATTAACCTGCGAGGGAATTAAGATTTGTTAAAGCTGTGAAGGCAGGACAACCCAGAGCAGTCTTGATTTTATACCAAAAATAGAGAATTTTGGCAAAGTAGATCAGCCATTTAGGGAGTATTGCAAAGTCATTCCCAGAAACATGTATCTAGTGGCatcaaaattatataaaaagaaaacatggatCTAGGTTCTCTGGGGCTTTAAGCACAAACAATACTCAACATTTGTGCAACACAAAGacttaaaaaattacaattgtGTTTTCTGATAAAAAATGACTGCCACAACTGAGCACCACTGAACTGCCACTGAGAAACTAAGGGAAACGTGATGAAGGAAATCCAGTCATGTGCTTTGGTACACAGTTTTCTTGAGTTCAATGTGAACCAATCAGACTCTGCTTGGCTCAATGATGAAATCATACCATATGCAGTCGTCCTTGCAGAAGCACAAATGTGCATGCCGGTTCGGACATTGAGGATTCTGCAGACGCTGTGATGGTCAGCTTCTAAATTTAGGATACTGTGGACAGTGTGACCAT
It includes:
- the LOC108414130 gene encoding liver-expressed antimicrobial peptide 2-like — translated: MRTSDHTLFVFTMLISLLCSIQVEAAPVAGTWASSLIHRAKRSLLWRWNTLKPVGASCRDNYECGTNYCRRNICAFQPNSSSS